In Geotalea uraniireducens, the genomic window CCGTCACCGGTCCGCTGCTGACGCTGCAGATATTCCTCCCATTCAAGGGGGAGCAGATACTTCTTCCGGTTGTTGCATTCCTTGCAGGCGGGAACCACGTTGCCACGGCTGCTCTTACCGCCACGAACAATCGGCACCAGGTGATCCATGGTCAGCTCGTCAGGAGCGAAGGTCCCGCCACAGTAATGGCAGATCCCCCGGGCAAGCCGGCTCTTCCACCACTGGCTCCGGCGCAGTTCCCGGGCCTTTTCTTTCTCCCGCCTGATCTCCTGTTCGGAAACCTCAACAATGAAATAGTCCATCATCTCTTCCCGCTGTTCGGGAGGCTACCGCCCGCCAGTGCGGAACGTGGCAATGGCCTGGCGCGCCAGGGCATCGCACCGCTCGTTCTCCGCATGACCGTTGTGCCCGCGGACCCATACCCACTCGATCGCATGAATCCCCGCCAACTCCCGGAGCCGTTCCCACAGATCACGATTCAAAACCGGCTCTTTCTTGCTATTGACCCATCCCTTGCGCACCCACCCGGCCAGCCATTCGGTCATCCCCTTCACCAGGTATTGCGAATCGGTGGTAATGACCACCTGACAGGGACGGGTCAGCGATTCCAGGGCGGTAATGGCCGCCAGAAGTTCCATGCGGTTGTTGGTAGTATCCCCGTCAGCCCCCGAAAGCTCCCGCTCGGTGTTCCCGTAGCGGAGAATCGCCCCAAAACCGCCGGCACCCGGATTACCACTGCAGGCACCGTCGCAGAATATTTCAACCTTTTTCGACATAGGCCCCTTCCGCCCGGAGCAGGTCGGCAATCGACCCCATCACCCGTTCCACAATCAACTGGTGGGTCTCCTTGCAGTCTTCACGCTGATAGAGGTCGGTAAAATCGAGCGGCTTGCCGAAAACTACCAGTGCCTGCTGGCCCACCCCGGGGAATTTCCAGTGATTGAGGCCGATCAGCGCCGTCGGCACCACCACCGGCCGGGTATCGAAAATGATCTTTCCAACCCCCCGATTACCGGTACCGAGCACCCCATCCTTGTGCCTGGTCCCCTCGGGAAAGAGCATCACCTTATCGGTACCGAGCAGTTCATTGATCTGCCTGCCGGCCCGCACGTCCCGGCCGCGCTTGACCGGAAACGCCCCCCACGACGAATAGAGCCATCCCTGGAACCGTTTCTGAAACAGCTCTTCCTTGGCGGGAGCCCAGAGCATTTGCAGAGGGAACGAGTGCATTATCGCCCAAGGGATAAAGATCGTCTCGTAAGCGGAAATGTGGTTGGATGCAATGAGCACCCCACCCGAGCGGGGGATGTTTTCCTCCCCCTTGACCCGAAACCGGTTGATTCCGGAAGCGTAAATTCCGATCACATGGGCGGAAAAAGTCGCCCAAAGACGGCGGAGCAACGATGCTTTCAAGGAAACCTCTTAATGAATTTGATGAGGACAGTTATATCACTAATCGTTCTGGAGAGGCAACCGGGAATGGGACACCACACATACCGGCACAGCGTTTAAAACTGCGGCGAGTTACGATCGCATCAGGATCACCGGGCATCCTCGACCATAAGGCAACGGACACGGCGTGGACTCGACAACGGCAGCTGCCTGCCGAAGCGATCCTGGCCCAGAAGGCTTCACAGCCTCCGTTGTTCAGGAGCCGTCACCGGCAGGCGCCAAGAACAACAAAAGGGCGGGGAGAGTTGCCCTCCCCCCGCCCTACAGCAATACTATCACCCACAGGCCCGGGTGGCTATCGTCCCCTCCCCGGCAGGTCGTCGACTTATTGGAGAAACAGCTGCGCTCCTCGGGTGGCAATCGCCTGGACTACAGCTGCATGGTGATTTTCGCCACCGGCTGATAAACCGGTCGAAATCGCCGCGTGGCCACGACTGACCCTGACGACAAAATATTGCGTTGTTGCAAGCCCGGAAGAGTCGCTAACGCGGAGGATAACCTGGTAAAGGCCGGTCTGGTCATGTTTCGGCACCCAGGTAATCAGCCCCGTTTCGCTGTCGATCACCATCCCTGCTGGCTTTTTAAGTAACGAAAACGATAGCGGTTCGTCGTCGGAACTGGCAGCCGTAACCGCGTAAGAATAAGCGGTCTCAACAGTTGCCATGGCAACCGGCATAGAGGTAATGACCGGTGGCTTTCTCCTGTCCAGCACGGTGATCGAAAAAGACTGCAGCGCCGATAATCCCGCAGCATTCGTCACCCGAACCACGACCGGATAATCGCCTGTTTTGTTCGGCCGCCAGCTTATCAGGCCGCTCAAGGAATTGATTTTCATCCCATCAGGTTTGCTATCGAGAGAATAGCGCAATGAGGCGCCACTGGGATCGGTTGCGTCAACATTGTAAGAATAGACCTTCTTGACGGTCGCGACTGACGGCGGAGTGGAGGTAATTTGTGGCGGCAGATTCACCGAGGAGCTGGTAATGCTGATGGTAAAGCTTTGTTCGGTAACGGCCGTCCCGTCGCCGACACTGACGGTGACCGCCGCCGTTCCCGCCTGCGCCGCCGTCGGCGTCCAGCTGAGCACGCCGCCGTTCATTGTCATCCCGCTCGGTCCGCTGACCAGCGCGTAGCTCAGAGGATCGCCGTCGGCATCGCTGGCCGCCGGAGCGTAGCTGTAGACTTTCCCTTCAGTGGCACTGCTCGGCGGGGTGCTAGTGAAGACCGGCGCCCGGTTGGTGTTGCTGACACTCCAGCTGAAGCTGGCGGTCCCTTTCGCACCACTCGGATCGCTGACGGTGATGGTCACGGTGTACGGACTCGCCGCGGCGGCGTTATAACCGATGGTACCGCTGATCACTCCGCTGGTGGCGTTGATGCTCAGACCTTCCGGCAGACCGCTGGCGCTGTAGCTGACGGTGTCGCCATCAGGATCGCTCCCTTGGATTGCCAGGCTGACCGTGGCTCCCTCGGCACCCGCCTGGTTGGCTGGAGCAGTGACGCTCGGCGCCCGGTTGACATTGCTGACACTCCAGCTGAAGCTGGCGGTCCCTTTCGCACCACTCGGATCGCTGACGGTGATGGTCACGGTGTACGGACTCGCCGCGGCGGCGTTATAACCGATGGTACCGCTGATCACTCCGCTGGTGGCGTTGATGCTCAGGCCTTCCGGCAGACCGCTGGCGCTGTAGCTGACGGTGTCGCCATCAGGATCGCTCCCTTGGATTGCCAGGCTGACCGTAGCTCCTTCGGCACCCGCCTGATTGGCCGGAGCAGTGACGCTCGGCGCTCGGTTGACGTCGGTCACGACCAGGGTGTAGCTCTGGTCGGTCGCAGCACCACGGCTGTCGGTGGCCCGCACGGTTACCGGATAGCTGCCGGCCTGACTGTAGCTCGGCGTCCACTCGACGGTCGCCCCATTGAGTGCCATGCCGCTCGGGCCGGATACCAGGCTGTAGCTGATGCTGTCGCCATCACTGTCGCTCGCAACGACGACGTAGCGGTAAGCAACATCTTCGACGGCCATGGTCAGCGGGGTGCTGGTAAAGGTCGGAGCATTGTTCTTACTGACACTGATGGTGAAGCTTTGTTCGGTAACGGCCGTCCCGTCGCCGACACTGACGGTGACCGCCGCCGTTCCCGCCTGCGCCGCCGTCGGCGTCCAGCTGAGCACGCCGCCGTTCATTGTCATCCCGCTCGGTCCGCTGACCAGCGCGTAGCTCAGAGGATCGCCGTCGGCATCGCTGGCCGCCGGAGCGTAGCTGTAGACTTTCCCTTCAGTGGCACTGCTCGGCGGGGTGCTGGTGAAGACCGGCGCCCGGTTGGTGTTGCTGACACTCCAGCTGAAGCTGGCGGTCCCTTTCGCACCACTCGGATCGCTGACGGTGATGGTCACGGTGTACGGACTCGCCGCGGCGGCGTTATAACCGATGGTACCGCTGATCACTCCGCTGGTGGCGTTGATGCTCAGACCTTCCGGCAGACCGCTGGCGCTGTAGC contains:
- a CDS encoding lysophospholipid acyltransferase family protein, with the protein product MKASLLRRLWATFSAHVIGIYASGINRFRVKGEENIPRSGGVLIASNHISAYETIFIPWAIMHSFPLQMLWAPAKEELFQKRFQGWLYSSWGAFPVKRGRDVRAGRQINELLGTDKVMLFPEGTRHKDGVLGTGNRGVGKIIFDTRPVVVPTALIGLNHWKFPGVGQQALVVFGKPLDFTDLYQREDCKETHQLIVERVMGSIADLLRAEGAYVEKG
- a CDS encoding HNH endonuclease; this translates as MDYFIVEVSEQEIRREKEKARELRRSQWWKSRLARGICHYCGGTFAPDELTMDHLVPIVRGGKSSRGNVVPACKECNNRKKYLLPLEWEEYLQRQQRTGDGEEC
- the rnhA gene encoding ribonuclease HI, which encodes MSKKVEIFCDGACSGNPGAGGFGAILRYGNTERELSGADGDTTNNRMELLAAITALESLTRPCQVVITTDSQYLVKGMTEWLAGWVRKGWVNSKKEPVLNRDLWERLRELAGIHAIEWVWVRGHNGHAENERCDALARQAIATFRTGGR